From Anopheles funestus chromosome 3RL, idAnoFuneDA-416_04, whole genome shotgun sequence, a single genomic window includes:
- the LOC125769006 gene encoding uncharacterized protein LOC125769006: MATGNNRKETTTQLKSDHIPITSTSNLPTPSVSYATETIRNGTPNHMSLATMVMLRAYELHKDDEEFNFTITMNDSNDKHFDDVIVHYTSPQRKGALFIEAKDLYRSVNQHKQRKEHVITPEVLFSTKAADEPDSISKYLISFLNIDKQTSVKERIITQEVLTTTTDPDDIVSKCFNSLQKIDKQPSGNGDRYVVFTNSRLDHAAEKAFNVLVPEINDILSFASTMHSKCYQLDRNKSENLHTKLYNMCLEMLGQLMASHIYHRKLITHENVLFTMYENLIKRCVEHDCDKPCYHFTNNFQRDLAYGYSISTVTIFRHSLESAYEKLTNGNRDLYKDVEITIEKTFFKLPSTTSIHSRLIHDRLTDFRKKFVLVCCPTSADTLYTKILCEISKALPKTDEKSIFKELQDMLTDAVKHTTPIDPQCVQNAFTTAMLDKNMLKIATREYLKSLNDHCSLFMIKRECLKSTRLYTSLNYDKSSKILHYRGSSDTMINRTIVVKTVAILPSCKAVFVGHISPEIIQHLEQILINPTDESKTARIVITIAVQLDNATLERMSLLMASNCAHGKRLTTVKIILLENSTTYYDDPILVRDLTINLRRELFKRYEALPLFGTQTSLGTMVLPTDCLAHLKHVLNIQNDKNNVNICKLRYEKIKSWYIHRTICRSQTIRPYCKEKLSTPNFLSAIYLRMNAEYYKLGSCSFTQLDSLYRFECRYTMENTLLTNDTSKRAMDSCYDLRNKREKVKILLDESGAGKTAYFIWLAWRIQTQDPLLYVIHFNAAKHSSALRWISLNRSSTIDTELIRTLFKVFLLARTVRNMGSDHLFTLSLDMSHAERRETDRLAAVFTFAEGMVVLDEIMANCMKLTSIQLSEIRLFREKLNRKQVVFMLDGIDEVQPTDRTSVLQFAERLSHFDGVRELYLSKSQQFPTSEITLFANVEIYKLEPFTGVDAVLLLHRLLLNRLDAYRQCGREQQMQLVPFLYCSIANTLGHCHNVPLLLYMAFILHLPAIERSVDFKGQRVHGGIHLFSEKIDSNQLIATFVDKKLAVSAMSFLTGRATTNKHSMTSILKRQHALFGFCTVFDKQYTYRLLTDYERNHTAYLTQYINVDIMKAGFVTANHDGMPMFSKRIYAEYFAACWLFENRSRLGYKHHVMLLANMFADERFTTIRNIFNRKTIEGCEGTYFHSLLCNDSLQHYTIFDAIGRNKVEHVHGKDATARTLLHWLSSILSKPDSYAERNVETICERMLATAPTQQIDAKDELFGWSALDYAFFNEQFDVMRVLLKFGTKVNIDVWLHQLRTYDLVELLNRMDNLENYLVKITYDSRIIQDSVLARHVLSAVSSGVVKHILYEKDIDIGRPLAELDCLTVLEYCAMRDLFSLFEHFISITDTSEQTLADVGQRLLELSIEHGAYRVAMYLMKQSDSQWHHVNLPNIFKMDSVLLFAMELKSMKLFRFFFNKLCEQHKYPCIKEEDIVVESCKATIASDLSTHRSLYKDLCLYEDDSWCFVHIIEVLLATALYQTKFHIISYIVQKIKLSISSRLVAKLMRSKLETRVLPEASWSILNYLLCRTNDLHSVDDKGNTLFDYAIRCECVVMIQCLLVRGLDPKKHYAFHKLAWTDNEQRAIDIFQQLLPYCSIHDCYAPDENGYNVCENAILSKNFRIARMVIHKKAYYAATEDRVSVVLNSFMGLLKKRKFEPIFDFFTSSYEHADDGWKDVYAVIRRQVPIV; encoded by the coding sequence ATGGCAACAGGGAACAATCGTAAGGAAACTACGACGCAACTCAAATCGGATCACATACCTATTACATCCACCAGTAACTTGCCTACGCCAAGCGTAAGTTACGCCACCGAAACCATTCGAAATGGTACTCCCAACCATATGTCACTAGCGACGATGGTTATGTTACGAGCCTATGAACTGCATAAAGACGACGAAGAATTCAACTTTACGATCACAATGAACGATTCAAATGACAAACATTTCGATGACGTTATAGTGCATTACACATCACCCCAACGCAAAGGAGCATTGTTTATAGAAGCGAAAGATTTGTACCGATCTGTTAACCAACATAAACAAAGGAAGGAACATGTTATAACGCCGGAAGTcttattttccaccaaagcTGCTGACGAGCCAGATTCAATATCGAAATATTTAATCTCCTTTCTAAATATCGATAAGCAAACTTCGGTTAAGGAACGTATTATTACACAGGAAGTCCTAACGACCACCACAGATCCTGACGACATCGTTTCCAAGTGTTTTAACTCCTTacaaaaaatcgataagcAACCTTCAGGTAACGGTGATCGATACGTTGTGTTCACTAATTCGCGGCTCGATCATGCAGCTGAAAAAGCCTTCAACGTGCTGGTGCCAGAAATTAATGACATTTTATCGTTTGCTAGTACGATGCACTCCAAATGCTACCAACTTGATCGAAACAAATCAGAAAATCTCCACACAAAACTTTACAACATGTGCTTGGAAATGCTAGGACAGCTAATGGCTTCACATATTTACCATCGCAAGTTAATCACGCACGAAAATGTACTTTTTACAATGTATGAAAATTTGATCAAAAGATGTGTAGAGCATGATTGCGACAAACCGTGCTACCATTTTACAAATAACTTTCAGCGTGATTTGGCTTACGGTTATAGTATATCTACGGTGACAATATTTCGACACTCGTTAGAATCGGCATATGAAAAGCTGACGAATGGGAATCGTGATTTGTATAAAGATGTGGAAATAACGAttgagaaaacattttttaaactccCCTCAACTACATCCATACATTCTCGTCTGATACATGATCGTTTAACCGACTTTCGCAAAAAGTTCGTACTTGTATGCTGTCCAACTAGTGCAGATACATTATACACTAAAATATTGTGCGAAATTAGCAAAGCGTTGCCCAAAACGGACGAGAAGTCCATTTTTAAAGAGCTCCAAGATATGCTGACGGATGCAGTGAAGCACACGACACCAATCGATCCACAATGTGTTCAAAATGCGTTTACTACTGCAATGCTGGACAAGAACATGCTAAAGATCGCAACTAGGGAATATTTGAAATCACTTAATGATCATTGTTCTTTATTTATGATCAAGCGCGAATGTTTGAAAAGCACAAGACTATACACCAGCCTCAATTATGATAAGTCGAGCAAAATATTACACTACCGAGGTTCTAGTGATACAATGATCAATAGGACGATCGTAGTGAAGACTGTAGCGATTTTACCATCCTGTAAGGCTGTATTTGTCGGCCACATTAGTCCAGAGATCATTCAACACCTTGAACAAATACTTATAAATCCCACCGATGAATCTAAGACTGCACGAATTGTTATAACTATAGCCGTCCAATTAGACAATGCCACACTTGAACGCATGAGCTTGCTAATGGCGTCTAACTGTGCGCATGGGAAGCGTCTCACCACCGtcaaaatcattttattggaaaattcaaCAACATATTATGACGACCCGATCCTCGTACGTGATCTCACAATCAATTTACGACGGGAATTGTTCAAACGATATGAAGCACTACCGCTGTTTGGAACTCAGACATCGCTCGGTACAATGGTTTTGCCAACTGATTGTTTGGCACACTTAAAGCATGTACTTAACATACAGAACGACAAGAATAATGTCAACATCTGCAAACTAAggtatgaaaaaattaaatcctgGTATATTCATCGCACTATTTGCCGTAGTCAAACTATTCGCCCATACTGTAAAGAAAAATTGTCAACACCCAATTTCTTGAGCGCCATATATCTACGTATGAACGCAGAGTACTACAAATTGGGCTCTTGTTCATTTACCCAATTAGATTCATTGTATCGATTCGAGTGTAGATATACAATGGAAAACACTTTACTAACAAACGACACTTCGAAGCGAGCGATGGACAGTTGTTATGATCTGCGGAATAAGagggaaaaagtgaaaattttgctcgatGAATCGGGAGCAGGCAAGACAGCATACTTTATCTGGCTCGCCTGGCGTATACAAACGCAAGATCCATTGCTGTATGTGATTCACTTTAATGCAGCAAAACATAGCTCCGCTCTACGGTGGATTTCGTTGAACCGTTCCAGTACGATCGATACTGAGCTTATAAGAACACTGTTCAAGGTGTTCCTTCTGGCACGTACCGTCCGAAACATGGGTTCGGACCACTTGTTCACTTTGTCGCTTGATATGAGCCATGCGGAAAGGAGGGAAACAGATCGTTTAGCGGCTGTGTTTACCTTTGCTGAAGGAATGGTGGTACTGGATGAGATCATGGCGAACTGTATGAAACTCACGTCAATCCAACTAAGCGAGATACGGCTTTTCCGGGAAAAGCTTAACCGTAAGCAAGTAGTCTTCATGTTAGATGGAATAGACGAGGTACAGCCCACCGACAGAACTTCGGTGCTACAATTTGCCGAACGTTTGTCACATTTTGATGGCGTTCGGGAATTATACCTTTCGAAAAGTCAACAATTTCCAACAAGCGAGATTACCCTCTTTGCGAATGTTGAAATATATAAACTAGAACCGTTTACCGGTGTTGATGCCGTATTGCTACTACATCGTTTGCTACTCAATCGGTTGGATGCATATCGTCAATGTGGTAGGGAGCAACAAATGCAGCTAGTACCTTTTCTATATTGCTCCATAGCGAATACATTGGGGCATTGTCACAATGTGCCACTGTTACTGTACATGGCATTTATTCTCCATCTTCCGGCGATAGAACGATCGGTAGACTTTAAGGGTCAGCGCGTGCATGGAGGCATACATTTGTTCTCAGAAAAGATTGACTCCAATCAGCTGATCGCAACATTTGTCGATAAAAAGCTTGCCGTAAGCGCAATGTCATTTTTGACAGGTAGGGCAACTACTAACAAGCATAGCATGACAAGCATACTGAAACGTCAACATGCTTTGTTCGGATTCTGCACTGTGTTTGATAAACAGTACACATATCGCCTGTTGACCGATTATGAACGGAACCATACAGCGTACCTCACGCAGTATATTAACGTAGACATAATGAAGGCTGGCTTCGTAACAGCGAATCACGATGGTATGCCAATGTTTAGCAAACGTATATATGCAGAATATTTTGCTGCCTGTTGGTTGTTCGAAAACAGATCACGCCTTGGTTACAAACACCACGTTATGTTGCTAGCGAACATGTTTGCAGATGAAAGATTTACAACGATTCGTAACATTTTCAACCGAAAAACGATTGAAGGCTGTGAAGGGACCTATTTTCACAGTCTATTGTGTAATGATTCGCTCCAACACTATACCATTTTTGATGCAATCGGGCGTAATAAAGTAGAGCATGTCCATGGTAAAGACGCTACTGCACGAACGCTGCTGCACTGGTTGTCGTCGATTCTTTCAAAACCCGATTCTTATGCTGAGCGTAATGTAGAAACCATATGCGAAAGAATGTTAGCAACAGCGCCAACACAACAAATTGATGCAAAAGACGAACTGTTCGGTTGGAGCGCGTTGGATTATGCTTTTTTCAACGAACAATTCGATGTTATGcgtgttttattaaaattcggAACAAAAGTTAACATCGACGTTTGGTTGCACCAGTTGCGCACGTACGATTTAGTGGAGCTATTGAATCGAATGGATAACCTGGAGAATTATCTAGTAAAGATAACATACGATAGTAGAATCATTCAGGACAGCGTACTTGCCCGGCATGTTTTAAGTGCAGTTAGTAGTGGTGTAGTAAAGCACATACTTTACGAGAAGGATATTGACATCGGCAGGCCGCTGGCAGAACTGGACTGTTTGACCGTATTGGAGTACTGTGCAATGCGAGATCTTTTCAGTCTGtttgaacattttatttcGATCACCGATACATCGGAACAAACTCTTGCCGATGTTGGCCAACGTCTATTGGAACTATCAATCGAGCACGGTGCGTATAGAGTAGCAATGTATCTCATGAAACAGTCTGACTCCCAATGGCATCACGTGAATTTACCTAATATATTCAAAATGGATTCCGTCTTGTTATTTGCGATGGAGCTTAAGAGCATGAAATTGTTTCGGTTCTTTTTCAATAAACTATGCGAACAGCACAAATACCCTTGTATAAAGGAGGAGGACATTGTTGTAGAATCGTGCAAAGCTACTATCGCTTCAGACCTGTCAACTCATCGAAGTTTATATAAAGACTTATGCTTATATGAAGACGATAGCTGGTGCTTTGTTCACATAATTGAAGTACTTCTTGCCACAGCGTTATACCAGACAAAGTTTCATATAATCAGCTATATTGTTCAGAAAATTAAACTATCCATTTCTAGCCGGCTTGTTGCGAAATTGATGCGATCAAAGCTAGAAACAAGAGTACTGCCCGAAGCGTCATGGTCCATACTCAACTATCTGCTTTGTAGAACAAATGATTTGCACAGTGTTGATGACAAAGGAAATACTTTATTCGACTATGCCATCAGGTGTGAATGTGTCGTCATGATACAATGTTTGCTCGTCAGGGGGTTGGACCCAAAAAAGCATTACGCATTTCACAAACTTGCTTGGACGGATAACGAACAACGTGCGATCGATATATTTCAACAGTTGCTACCATACTGCTCCATCCATGACTGTTATGCTCCGGATGAGAATGGCTACAATGTGTGCGAAAATGCTATACTGAGCAAAAATTTCAGAATAGCAAGAATGGTGATCCATAAGAAAGCTTACTACGCCGCAACGGAAGATCGAGTGTCTGTAGTGCTTAATAGCTTTATGGGGTTgttgaaaaaacgaaaatttgaaccaatttttgatttttttacatcctCATACGAACATGCAGATGATGGTTGGAAGGATGTATATGCAGTTATTCGCCGTCAAGTACCGATTGTATAA